The Kribbella jejuensis region CCGTACCCGCGGCACCGGTAGCCGCGTCATTCCCTGGCTCGTTCCCCGGCGTCGCGCCGGCCTTGGCGGCGTCGGCGGCCTTGGCCGCTTCCGCCTTCTCGTCCTGCGTACCCACGTCGTCCATCTCCTCAGCCGGGGTCGGTTCCTCGTCCGTGGCGGCCGGCGCTCTCCTCCGCCGGCCGACCGGGACCGGGCGCGGCGACAACCGCCGACGGGCACCCGCTACCGGTGCCGTCGCCGTACTGCTGTCCGCTGCCTGTCGATCCGGGTTCACGCTCACGCCCATGTCTGGTTCGTTCGTTTCAAGCACTGGTTCCAACGTAGCGCTACCGGGTACCGGCTCGGTCACGATGGGTACCGGATCGACCGCACGCGTCGGCGCCTGGGTGATCGAGCCATCGGCCGCGGCCTGGTCCAGCGGCGACCGGGCAGCCTGACCGGCCGGATCGATCGCAGCCTGGTCAGCCACGCTACTTCTCCTCTCCGATGCGCATCCGGTCGAGGCCTTCACTGCCGTCCCAGACGTCCGACCGGATGTGGGGGCCATAGTGCCCGACTGGTGAGTAACTTGAGAACCCCTCGGAGCTCTCTTTTTCACCACCTGCTTCTACCTCATCACCAGCCGCATCTTCCGGCGCCACGCTCGCAGGCTGCTCGACCGGCGGCATCCCGGCCTGCAGCAACGCGGCGGTCCGGTCGTTCGCGGCGGCCAGACCGGCCAGGTACTTGCGTCGCTCGGCGTCCTCGGCGTACCGCTTGGTCCGGTCCGCGAGCACCTTCGCCGGTACGCCGGCCGCCACCGCGTACGCCGGGATGTTGCCGCGGGCAACACTGTTGGCGCCGATCACCGCACCGCGGCCGATGTCGGTACCGCGGGTGACCGTGACCTTCGTGGCCAGCCAGCAGTCCGGACCGATCCGGACCGGCGACTTCACCAGGCCCTGGTCCTTGATCGGCAGGCCGAGGTCCTCGGTCTTGTGGTCGAAGTCGCAGATGTAGGTCCAGTCCGCGATCAGCGTCGACGCACCGATCTCGATGTCCAGGTAGCAGTTCACTGTGACGTCGCGGGCGAACACGACCTTGTCGCCGATCCGCAGCGTGCCCTCGTGCGCGCGCAGCCGGGTCTCGTCACCGAGATGCACCCAGCGGCCGAGCACGATCCGCCCGTGCCCGGGCCGCGCCACGATCTCCAGGTGCTTGCCGAGGAACACGAACCCCTCGGTGATCACCTGCGGATGCCGCAGCTTGAACCAGGCGAACCGCCAGTAGCGCTTCAGGTAGTACGGCGTCCACGCCCGATGGCGTACCACCCAGCGCAGATTCGCCACGGACAGCAACCGCATCGACACACCCTACTGCTTGTGCTACTGCTTGCCCCTACTGCTTGTTCGCGACCCCGGTGATCGAGACGTTGT contains the following coding sequences:
- a CDS encoding acyltransferase; translation: MRLLSVANLRWVVRHRAWTPYYLKRYWRFAWFKLRHPQVITEGFVFLGKHLEIVARPGHGRIVLGRWVHLGDETRLRAHEGTLRIGDKVVFARDVTVNCYLDIEIGASTLIADWTYICDFDHKTEDLGLPIKDQGLVKSPVRIGPDCWLATKVTVTRGTDIGRGAVIGANSVARGNIPAYAVAAGVPAKVLADRTKRYAEDAERRKYLAGLAAANDRTAALLQAGMPPVEQPASVAPEDAAGDEVEAGGEKESSEGFSSYSPVGHYGPHIRSDVWDGSEGLDRMRIGEEK